Below is a window of Populus trichocarpa isolate Nisqually-1 chromosome 3, P.trichocarpa_v4.1, whole genome shotgun sequence DNA.
GCACATTCATATACCTTTCTTTCTACTAATACTACTACTAACAATAActattttagataaataatataGAGGTATTTGCTAGgatatgaaatttcaaaatcaatgaatttaacCAATGCCAAAATAATTAgtattatatgtattttatgcAATTGTTAgtagatataatattttatttgataattataatttataagaaataaatttattatttgacccatactaatatattagttttaacCATAGATAACATATGTGTTTatagtaaaaagaaaacaaaaacattattgtcaaattaattacttttggttttaaatgtaaaatcatacatttgtttatatttcttatgaattttaaatgatgaagaaaaagccataaaaacatattattaaaaaaatccattttcaacCTAATTCCAACATCGCATTCTGAGTACAATTTACACtccttgcaatcaaatcctcaAAACACATCTCCGCATGTAAATCGCTGCTTAGAAAATGGTAAGCTCTAGTTGGGTATTGTATTATATTCTTTGATAATAACTTTAGTTGGGTTAttctaaaaagagagaaaaaaaagttgaattatGACCAGAATTAACCAAAGTTTCGCTAATTAAGGTGTCAGCAGGCAACTGGCAGGTTTTCACACCggacaagagaagaaaaatataacgTGGATCTCGAAAGGGAAGTGGGCACATGGAGGGTAGAGCTAGACTTGAAATTTCAAAGACATAACCAGATAATGAAGCTTCCTTAGCTATCGTCCAGTCTGAATGACAGTGACGAGAGTTGAGAGGATACGTGCAGGTTTGGGAAATGGGAAATGGAATCATAATATAATAGCAGAATTTCCACAAAATAATGTGGCTGGCTCGTAATATCACAGGTGTAAGGAAGGAAGACTTGAAGCGATAAGGTGTCGTTTTACGAAGGCTAAAGTGATCAGAATTGTGCTCTCTGCGCGTGATTGATGATAGGCTTGAAAATTATTGCTGGGTTTAAGTTGGTTCTTTGCGACCGACGGCGggaatgatttaattattatttttaatggttttcttttgaaaatattttaagataatatattttttattttttaaaatttatatcaatactattcaaaaatatacattaaaaggctgaaaaaaacacagaattGTTGAGCCCAATAAAAGAGTCAGCTTAACCATCACATCATGTTCCCAATTTTACGAAGAAAATCttttacattatatatatatatatatatatatatatataaaagttgttcCATGCTCTAATCAACTCGACTGAGGGATGGAATATATTGATGGTCTATGTAGTttagattttggtttttattatatttgttactATGTTTTGGTTTGATCATTGTTGCATTTACACTTTAATTCCTCTTGatgtattataaaatttaaagtcattaaaaatttatcttatcATTAACTTTAAGATTTCAGGAAATTAGTCGATGTTTGTGTGTATGTTGGTTCAAATAATtacagtaaaaataaataaattaataattaagattaTGTCGTGGATATAGTGTGGGCAGTGTTTTgacaataattataatattcgATTCAACCTATGATATTTTATAAGATATAAATCTGATTAATTTAACACTATGAAAACGAACCTCGTGAAATTTAAGCTTCGTCACTCTCTAATTTCACACGCGCACACAGTGATTGCTTGCTTTGTTTGTCTTGACCGTTGTGAGTACCATTGTCATGTGAGAGCTGTGCAAAGGAAGTAACCACTGCCTGTGGAGGAATGCATTTTTGAAATTACACAAGCAAGTATAGTAAATCATTCTAATATCCTTTGCTCTCTCTGCccttttcataattttcaaagCTTTTCTTCACAATTGATGATGACGATATGCATGCACACATGTACAACGAAGCTGGGCATTAATCACTGCAGTAACTTTGATACGTGCCTGATGGCTCCGAACATCCCTATTTCAAGACAAATTGAGAAATGAGGATGATGTTTTGGTAAAGTGCATTGATAGGCGTAGAGGAAGCATCCAAGTTTTTATGGATATAGTTAAGCCTAGTTGATGGAAAAGATCATCACGAATCTTCGCACCTTGAAGCAATGATCTTTTGAGCTTAGCTGTATGCTGCCCTAGTGGTCAGCCTCCATTACAATTGGTGGAGGATATGAAATTACGAGGCGAGGAGTCAGGCTTTGAGCTTCAGTAGCAGCAGCTATCGATTGGGTTCAAATTTGATGTTGACAGAACTTGgggttggttttgttttattggtttctaaatgtttaaaaaatgaCTAATTCGGTGTTTTTCGACTCGGTTCGATATATTAGATAACGCAATCATTCTGATTGGCTGCTACATCCACATTATAGATTCAGttctttttcataaatatttattgaattttcttaCGAAAACAATTTATTTCACCATCGGATCACTGATGGATGAAGTTCCATGATCAATACTAATCAATAATAAGAATTGCTTAAACAAATCGGTCTATATATTGACAGTTCATGTCgataatatcatttttctaGAGCAAAGTGTGTGATTGGTTTCTCCGCAACAAGATGCATCTGAGAACACGTCCTCTTATTGAGTCTTGCTTCGTTAATTGAAGCCGAACCATACATGGGCTGCACAAGACACTCACTCACCAAGTCACCATTACTAACAGTACAGGTGAAATATGTATCGTGTTATACCATGAAGAACACTTATAGTTTACAAGCCAAGGGAGAAAGGGAAGGTAGTCGACCTCAACCAGCTACTGCCAGCAATGAAATTGCCAGGAGTAAATCTTTGAGCCTCCGTTGCACTTGTAATCACTCTGTATCCTTTCCAAGTTACCCTTCTAGAGGTCCCAGCACCAGCCCCCGAGTTCTGATACTCTGCATAATATAACGTGTTCAGTGCAAAACTTCCACTCCATTCGAACCACCCGGCTGGTTGTATTACATCTGTTATGGATGATTGCATGATGACAGTCCTCGAGTACTCCTTCCAGGGTCTACCAAGATACGTCGGGAAACTGCTCTTAACAGGCTGTAAATCAGAGGTGGCGCCGATCCTGCTCTTTTGAATTACAATGCCGGTGTTTTGGTTAGGGTCCGTCCGGCCTTGGGCCGTGACCATATTCTTTTGACCTGAGTTGGGACGGCGAGCATGGATGTCACAATCTTGTAAAACAACCGCAGCATTGCCAAAAATGAAGTCAACCGTGCCTGCTACGAGGCAGTTGATGAAAAATTGACGATTTGAATGGACGTAGAGGGTGTCTTGGTAGGCTAGCATGTCACAATCGTAAAACGCTGAAAGGTCAGACCCGACCCTTAGCGCCACGGCTTGGTGCTTCGAGGGACCAGCTGTGTTTTGGAAAGTTATGCCTCGGGCTAGGAATCCTTGACCCACCGCAGCTGCAATGTTACAAGGAAAAAAGGGGTTATCATCCCAGCTACAATGTTTCTcttctaaatataaaaagagatgGAGACAAGATGGAGCACGACAGGCATATCTGATCGATTCAAATAGGAAAGTCCTACACGCTCATATGCTTctattaatatgattaatggaAAGACGCAGAcggttaaaagaaattaatgtttaaCTACTTAATTATTCATCTTTATTACCGTAAATTCAATGATGTGATGTCAAAATTAGATGCTTATGGtggattaaaatgtttttttgttcggAAATGtaggaaaataatatattttttatttttaaaaaattaatattaatatatcaaacaatttaaaaataaaaaaattaattttaaataaaaaaattaatcttttaaaaattatgattttaaccGCATTTTCGATCACCTCTTAAAAAAACTTGCCGCATTttcaactaaataaattaataaatattaaataaaatacacgTACATAGACAAGTTCTATCAGTCGGGGGGCACAAAACTAATTATGGGATTCAATTTCAAACCTTATCATCTAACTAGACCCACTTTAATTAATGTCTAACTCtactaatatttataattttttggcaTCCACAGCTACGAGAATGAATGAAGTGAAAGATAGAATCagtttctaattatttttgtcCGAAAATGATAATCCATGCCAGGAAAGACGTatgcatacatatttttaacaaaatgcaATTGCCTTGATAAAGGTCATATTGGACTGACGCCCAATAAAGACAGGTTCGACAAGAAAATGATGAAGACAGCTCGAAGCTTCAAGTAGAATGAGTTTCTATATATAGTAAAATCTTTttcgaaaaagaaaacaatggttaaaaaacattgttttgtaGGTGGGTATATACTGGGATTCTAACAGCTTGATCTTCAAATTGAATGAACTCAAGTGGGCGAGACATAACGATCTCTTTCTCCATCAGGAAAATTTCTAATCGtcaaaaggatgaaaataaacttCATGCGCGTTTTTGACATTAAATCATGCGATATGAtgcaaaagcaaataaaacaatgaaggaGATAACTTGTGATATGAAATAATTGCCGATTAGCAATCCTCTTACTCCATAAACAGACAAAATGAGTGTTTATAGCGAGTCAAGAATATTGAAGGAAACAGGTGATAAGATATGGAAGCATCACGCAAGCATTAAACAGGACCACCAAAAGGACTAGGCAAGTTATCGTATGGGGAAAAGGAAAAATCCCAAGAGCCAAGTTGCTAGGTACCTAGCTACTAGAAATTAATGAATGCACAAGCTGCTTAGCACTAttggataatttaaaaaagaggaTAGAAAATGACACTTGAGCTACaatttgggtttgatttttatgaagttCTGGACATATCTACGATTGATTTGAAGTAAGGactacttttcttctctttccctttttgtttctctctttttctagtGTGATTGCACAAGCATGTGCGAAGGGATCTGTGGAGatgcttgtttttttcaaaagataagCTAAAGAGGTTAACTTGTAAGTTATATacaggatttttttaataaaagaagaagagaataatTACAAATTATACTAGGATTCCACACAAAAAGACGAGACATTTGATGAATTATGGAAAAACTAAtccttttgtaattttttatttttatttgtataactttgtgggttttttttttttaaaaaaaaaaacaaaagcatatgTGAAAGTAAATGCACATGCATGCTCGCAACCAAATCTGCAGAAACAATAAAATGCTCATTCTTTTCCTAACTTTAGCAACAATGGACCCCATCGATATGGAACATTTCATCGAAAAAGATGCAATAAAAGTAAGGAAATGAATAAACAGGGAGGTAGAAAAGGTTGCTAAAGGAAGGGGGTAAGATATTGGACTCACCAACAGTAGCAGAGTTGAAGGTTGTGCTACCATCAACCACATTCCTACTTGCTGTAATGATAGTTGTTTTTCTTCCATCTCCCATAAACATTATGTTTGTCTTATCCTTTGGTACATCCACATTTTCCCTGTAAACACCTGCCTTGATACGAATTATGTACCTTTTGCTGCTTTTCTTTGGTGCTGCAGCAACTGCAGCTGATACTGTCTTGTAATTCCCACTTCCATCAGCCGCCACCACCACATCTGGAGTCACTGATGATGATTGCAACAGCCTCCTGTCTGCTACTGACATCCACTCCGGCCACTCACtttcatttccttctttttcctgCATGAGCTTCCTGTTTGTGGTCTTGAGCTCATTTGCAACGTCTGTGTCTGTCATGTTCTTGATCATTGCCAATACATTACTGCACATCTTTTCAACATGAATTTGGCCCTTCAACAAAGCTTTGCGCACCTTTTTATCTGCTTCATCATGAGAGAAACCATCCAAGCATGTTTCTTGGTTGGTTATGGCAGAGCTCAACAGGGTTTTGAGGTCATCTGCATGTTTTTTAAGAGATTTGTTGTTTGGGTAGTCATTTAGATCCACCAAAGCCTCGTGTAACTCATCAAGAGTCTCGTCAATAATCTCCAAACAATCATGGAGAGCAGTCTTTTCTCGTTTGGTGAGTTTCTTGGTGGCTATGAGCTTTTCTACGGTGAAGAAATTGTGTTGAACAGCTTTGGTAGTGAGGTTTATGGAAAGTTCAATGACATCCTTTTGGCTAGCTAAATTGCTAGTGGCTCCAGGGACAGTGGCAACAGCTGAGTAGCACAGTTCAGGATACAGAGTGGAGCTGCATGAGGATTTGAGGATGGCATGAGTACCTTCATTTTTGCTGCTCTTGTGTGAATTTACACCAGCGACAATGGCAATTATAGCGGTAACCAGTAACAAAGAAGCAAGAATAACTAAGAAgagtttcttgtttttcttgaagATAGAAATGTGCTTGCCAGAATCTGATATTCCAGTCAAGCTTTGCTTATCTTGGGTCATTTTGGCTACAAGCatggagaagaaaagggaggGCTATGAATTTCTAGCATGGTGGTGCCTGGCCCATATATAGAGGAAAAAAGCAAGTCACATTGGGAGGGAGGATCTGTGGGagaaagttttttattattattaatacggGTATTCAAGCGACTTTGTgtgtaatttaaataattttacagattttaaaattaataatacggGTATTCAAgctaataaattttgttaagGAGAAGTGGCGGCTTGGGTTGGGTGGTTGtattatttgagtttttattttctatttaattttgattgcaTGGAATTATAAGACCCACTGAATTGGGGTTATCTCCGTTATCTTCGAcgcttctctcttcttcttcttctttttaatttttgataatttatacattaatttatatggatattattacaatgaatttatttattatgatgataataaataaaaaacctttgtTTAAAGTTAATAAAGTTCTCCGACATTACGCCAGTTAACATTATGATGACACAACTTGCTTATGTCTCGTATTTACTTATATAATCTTAGCtttcacctttttcttttgtttaactTTCACTTAATTAAATGatgcttttaatattaaaatatagcaataatttaaaaagtattgttttttccctcctttttaaatatttaatatcctGTAAACTTTGGATTCTCGATGCACTGCACGTTACAAGTGGACTGCAATGTGCACCTT
It encodes the following:
- the LOC7471606 gene encoding pectinesterase, encoding MLVAKMTQDKQSLTGISDSGKHISIFKKNKKLFLVILASLLLVTAIIAIVAGVNSHKSSKNEGTHAILKSSCSSTLYPELCYSAVATVPGATSNLASQKDVIELSINLTTKAVQHNFFTVEKLIATKKLTKREKTALHDCLEIIDETLDELHEALVDLNDYPNNKSLKKHADDLKTLLSSAITNQETCLDGFSHDEADKKVRKALLKGQIHVEKMCSNVLAMIKNMTDTDVANELKTTNRKLMQEKEGNESEWPEWMSVADRRLLQSSSVTPDVVVAADGSGNYKTVSAAVAAAPKKSSKRYIIRIKAGVYRENVDVPKDKTNIMFMGDGRKTTIITASRNVVDGSTTFNSATVAAVGQGFLARGITFQNTAGPSKHQAVALRVGSDLSAFYDCDMLAYQDTLYVHSNRQFFINCLVAGTVDFIFGNAAVVLQDCDIHARRPNSGQKNMVTAQGRTDPNQNTGIVIQKSRIGATSDLQPVKSSFPTYLGRPWKEYSRTVIMQSSITDVIQPAGWFEWSGSFALNTLYYAEYQNSGAGAGTSRRVTWKGYRVITSATEAQRFTPGNFIAGSSWLRSTTFPFSLGL